The sequence CAGAACGACCGGTATGGATGATCTGAAAAATATCGCTGTATCCAGGCTTATGCTCGACAACTTTCCCCATATCAAAGCCTACTGGGTTATGATTGGCCCCAAAGTGGCCCAAATTGCCCTCTCTTTCGGAGCTGATGATATGGATGGTACTGTGAAAGAGGAAGTTATCACTCACATGGCAGGCGCAGAGACTGAACAGGCCATAGGTTCCACCACACTTGTTAAGTTGATCAAGGAAGCCGGGCGGATTGCCATTGAACGGGATACCCTGTATGAGACTATTCAGGTACACGAATAATAACTTCAGGTGATGTCCATGCAGGAAAGTATTTTTAATGATATAAGTGACAGAGTTTTATCTGGTGGTCGACTGAGTGATGAGGAATTTATTGAGCTTAACGATCATGGTGATCTCTACCAGCTAGGGTTCCTTGCCAATGCAATCAGGGAAAAACTCCATCCAGAAAAAAATGTTACATACGTTATAGATCGAAATATCAACTACACCGACATCTGTGTGTCTGCGTGTAAGTTCTGCGCCTTTTTTAAAGCTCCTGAAGACAAAGACGGTTATGTGCTCACCAAAGAAGAGCTGGCCCTCAAAATCAAAGAGACCCAGGATCTTGGTGGCACTCAAATACTTCTTCAAGGTGGGCTCCACCCTGATCTTCAGCTGGAATACTACGAGGATATGCTCCGTTTTATGAAGGAGACGGGTATCCATGTCCATGGTTTTTCTCCTCCCGAAATACATCATTTTGCAAAGGTTTCAAAACTTCCCATCTCCACGGTGATTTCCCGTCTGATTAATGCAGGGCTCGACTCCATTCCCGGTGGTGGTGCAGAGATTCTCTCCGACAGAGTACGTAGTTTTACCGCCCCCCTGAAGGGTACAGCTGATGACTGGATTGAGGTTATGGAAGAGGCTCATAAGCAGGGGCTTCGTACAACTGCCACCATGATGTTTGGTCATGTTGAAACTGTTCATGAACGTCTGGAACATCTACGTCGTCTCCGTGAATTGCAGGATCGCACCAAAGGGTTCACCGCATTTATTCCCTGGCCATTTCAGCCAGACCACACAGCACTCGTTGAACAGGCGCCCATTGAGAAGACAACTGGCTATGGCTATTTACGAATGTTGGCACTTTCTCGCATTTATCTCGACAACTTCGAGAATGTTCAGGCCTCATGGGTTACCCAGGGACCGAAGATAGCTCAACTTTCTCTCTACTTTGGGGCTAATGATTTTGGCTCCACCATGATTGAGGAAAACGTTGTTGCTGCGGCTGGTATCAGTTTTCGACTTTCTGAAGATGAAATAAGACGATTGGTCGTCGATGCTGGATTTACTCCCAGACAACGTTTGATGGATTACAGCCTCGTTGGTTGAGCACTTACTGTGTCTCCTTCCAGATCTCATTCAGCACTTAGACTCTACAGGGCACCGTGGATAGTGCCAGTCAGTTCTGCCGTTATTCCTGATGGTGCTGTTGTAGTAGATCACAGCTCAATTGTAGCGGTCGGTTCTTTTGAGGAGATCTTCTCGCAGTTTCCAGATGTTCCGGTTACCGAGTGCTCAGGTGTTCTTCTTCCAGCCCTGGTAAATGCCCACATTCATCTCGATCTTTCTGTCTTTGGTCCGGTGCCTCAGGAATCTTCTGAAAGTACCATGTGCGATTGGATATCGTCTCTTCTTGCAAAGCGACTTAGTTCAAACTGCTCTGATGATGAGATACGG comes from Desulfocapsa sulfexigens DSM 10523 and encodes:
- the mqnC gene encoding cyclic dehypoxanthinyl futalosine synthase, giving the protein MQESIFNDISDRVLSGGRLSDEEFIELNDHGDLYQLGFLANAIREKLHPEKNVTYVIDRNINYTDICVSACKFCAFFKAPEDKDGYVLTKEELALKIKETQDLGGTQILLQGGLHPDLQLEYYEDMLRFMKETGIHVHGFSPPEIHHFAKVSKLPISTVISRLINAGLDSIPGGGAEILSDRVRSFTAPLKGTADDWIEVMEEAHKQGLRTTATMMFGHVETVHERLEHLRRLRELQDRTKGFTAFIPWPFQPDHTALVEQAPIEKTTGYGYLRMLALSRIYLDNFENVQASWVTQGPKIAQLSLYFGANDFGSTMIEENVVAAAGISFRLSEDEIRRLVVDAGFTPRQRLMDYSLVG